In the genome of Cryptomeria japonica chromosome 8, Sugi_1.0, whole genome shotgun sequence, one region contains:
- the LOC131044825 gene encoding early light-induced protein 1, chloroplastic: protein MAAVASMMMKAPAALNCGAVQRNSMGRISRLPNSSLKVKCMAKDPKETSATEGVSPSSSTKVSTKFGDLFAFSGPAPEIINGRAAMLGFVSAIAVEVASGRDLLSQLNSGGLSWFALTAGLMTVGTLVPLFNGISRESKSQQIFSSTAEMWNGRFAMLGLLALAFTEYVKGGPLV from the exons ATGGCGGCTGTggcttcaatgatgatgaaagcaCCCGCAGCCCTTAACTGCGGGGCAGTACAAAGGAATAGTATGGGTCGAATCAGTAGATTACCGAACAGTAGCCTCAAAGTCAAGTGCATGGCAAAG GATCCAAAGGAAACGTCCGCTACTGAAGGCGTTTCTCCTTCAAGCTCTACCAAG GTGAGTACGAAATTTGGCGACCTGTTTGCGTTCTCTGGGCCTGCGCCGGAGATCATCAATGGAAGGGCAGCTATGTTGGGGTTCGTGTCGGCCATTGCAGTGGAGGTGGCGAGCGGAAGAGATTTGTTGTCGCAGTTGAATAGTGGTGGACTGTCGTGGTTTGCGTTAACTGCAGGATTAATGACGGTAGGGACACTGGTGCCCCTGTTCAATGGAATATCAAGGGAGAGCAAGTCACAGCAAATATTTTCATCCACAGCAGAAATGTGGAATGGGCGCTTTGCTATGCTCGGCCTCCTCGCATTGGCTTTCACTGAATACGTCAAGGGTGGACCGCTTGTATAA